The Pogona vitticeps strain Pit_001003342236 chromosome 6, PviZW2.1, whole genome shotgun sequence genome contains a region encoding:
- the LOC110081782 gene encoding C-Jun-amino-terminal kinase-interacting protein 3 codes for MDDPEETFGGDGDPSPAPYEELVSAMAGGLYSELERLVGAYGPGAVSGLLPQLVSVLESLQGACGQVRERDQALERLRDDRLRLLEQYERERTGRKRAEERFMELEDVMEQERKAHSAAVGRLEGQSRVLEGKARNYADQVASLEEQKSLLLKELSALSQSHSKMVQSYKELKSQRVASTGIGQTGTPSAEAKRLKPLSVQVPAQFQPRSLDPGPPESPRSPEEPGEIQPLPGSDTARNNFPLAQEMVQPEKDTCLVQKRSFDLDDLVNSTPELAPDPQQASSPLSTPLERNTVSLFAEVSGLSPELLSDMDDGADLQGDALKTVIAENAKLQEERIMLDTARRHLIARVEELSEERESLRMEREGTVGALSRCQAQLKEAELELIRIRQEFEERRRSSEDGEAEGSSSQPQKFTRAEMARVVMERNLYKERLMELQETVRRTDLLRASREEQAVQMKKSSFWKIFDRLFSPSDSPERSPASPLPPRRVRSSPVSRSELGRNGAQLSPALRYIPRTTSPTSEADTSPQQKRRDLYQEIRSYIWQEHGRAQIRGWSQPPTLQGQDSSPGDADVPMLVQLRMLDQKDPSTKLWCAAVSLGPETQEIPETGSPSQHVTGCSQLWVAAGTHSASEVTLFAAQNSNHILEHFVLPGVHVLSVACVPGLIIPGGESPEMEPEILEDPLAPGSDSEDETAEMESVGTEPTIWFGTQEGCIYIHSSESDCRRCRGRVQLKDAVHCIVHTQGRVAAALGDGTVAIFHRNSVRNWDLSSPRLADLGRPRRSIRCAIPVLDRLWCGYGNRVYVLDPRMARIQRYFEVTSHPESQVRHMVAAGRGVWVSVRLESTLRLLHAETGQPLQEVELGPFVTRTLGPSGLSLTLNVSALGAYGKRLWVGTSGGAILSLPFISEFARSSEPSTPTSIPYCAMEQAQISYHGHRDAVRFFVSVPGCVGPSSSESAKESHNQEKSSKPCCLVLSGGEGYINLRIGDDTDEHYGDLLLSNPRLRRAERSHLIVWQVEA; via the exons ATGGATGACCCGGAGGAGACCTTTGGAGGAGATGGGGATCCCAGCCCTGCCCCTTATGAAGAGCTGGTGTCTGCCATGGCTGGGGGGCTGTACAGCGAACTGGAACGGCTCGTAGGGGCCTATGGGCCTGGAGCAGTGTCTGGCCTCCTGCCGCAACTAGTCTCCGTTCTGGAGTCCCTGCAAGGAGCTTGTGGGCAGGTGCGAGAGCGAGACCAGGCTCTGGAACGGTTAAGAGATGACCGGCTACGGCTGCTAGAACAATATGAGCGAGAGCGAACGGGGCGCAAACGGGCAGAGGAG CGGTTCATGGAGCTGGAGGATGTGATGGAGCAAGAACGCAAGGCGCATTCGGCAGCCGTGGGCCGGCTAGAAGGACAGAGCCGTGTCTTAGAGGGGAAAGCACGAAACTATGCGGATCAAG tggccAGTTTGGAGGAGCAAAAATCTTTGTTATTGAAAGAGCTTTCAGCTCTCAGCCAGAGCCATTCCAAG ATGGTCCAGAGCTACAAAGAACTGAAATCACAGAGGGTGGCATCGACTGGTATAGGTCAGACCGGGACTCCATCCGCTGAAGCAAAAAG ATTGAAACCCCTGTCTGTTCAGGTGCCTGCACAGTTTCAGCCGAGAAGTTTAGATCCTGGGCCTCCGGAATCACCTCGTTCCCCAGAG GAACCAGGAGAGATCCAGCCGCTTCCTGGTTCAGACACAGCAAGGAACAATTTCCCTTTGGCGCAAGAAATGGTCCAGCCAGAGAAAGACA CCTGTCTAGTTCAAAAGCGAAGCTTTGACTTGGATGACCTTGTGAACTCTACTCCTGAATTGGCACCTGATCCCCAGCAAGCAAGCAG cCCCCTGAGTACCCCCCTCGAGCGCAACACGGTCTCCCTTTTCGCCGAGGTCTCGGGCCTCAGCCCTGAACTTCTCAGCGATATGGATGACGGCGCCGATTTGCAGG GTGATGCCCTAAAAACCGTGATAGCAGAAAATGCCAAGCTGCAAGAAGAACG GATCATGCTAGACACTGCCCGCCGCCACCTCATTGCCCGGGTAGAAGAGCTGAGTGAGGAGCGAGAGTCTTTGCGGATGGAGCGTGAGGGCACCGTGGGGGCCCTGAGCCGCTGCCAAGCCCAGCTGAAAGAGGCTGAGTTGGAGCTTATCCG GATCCGGCAGGAATTTGAGGAAAGAAGACGCTCGAGTGAAGATGGAGAG GCTGAAGGGAGCTCATCCCAGCCGCAGAAGTTTACCCGCGCTGAGATGGCCCGCGTGGTGATGGAGCGCAATCTCTACAAGGAGAGGCTGATGGAACTGCAAGAAACGGTTCGGCGCACTGACCTGCTCAG ggCTTCGCGAGAGGAACAGGCTGTTCAGATGAAAAAGTCTTCTTTCTGGAAAAT CTTTGATCGTTTGTTCAGCCCTTCGGACTCTCCAGAGAGATCTCCTGCATCCCCACTGCCCCCGCGGAGGGTCCGGTCCAGCCCTGTGAGCCGCAGTGAATTGGGACGGAACGGGGCACAGTTGTCTCCTGCACTGAGATACATCCCAAGAACTACCTCACCCACTTCTGA AGCAGACACTTCCCCGCAGCAGAAGCGGCGAGACCTGTACCAGGAGATCCGCTCGTAcatctggcaggagcatgggcggGCACAAATCCGTGGCTGGAGCCAGCCGCCTACACTCCAG GGTCAGGACTCCTCCCCAGGAGATGCCGATGTCCCTATGCTTGTGCAGCTACGGATGCTAGACCAGAAAGATCCCAGTACCAAG CTCTGGTGTGCCGCAGTATCCCTTGGGCCAGAGACTCAGGAAATACCAGAGACT GGTAGCCCTTCTCAGCATGTCACCGGCTGCTCTCAGCTGTGGGTTGCTGCAGGGACTCATTCTGCCAGTGAAGTGACTCTTTTTGCTGCCCAGAACTCAAACCACATCCTGGAACACTTCGTCTTGCCTGGAGTTCATGTCCTCTCAGTTGCATGTGTGCCTG GCCTTATTATCCCTGGTGGTGAGAGTCCTGAGATGGAGCCGGAAATTCTTGAAGACCCCTTGGCCCCTGGATCTGACAGCGAAGATGAAACGGCGGAGATGGAGTCGGTGGGCACAGAGCCTACCATCTGGTTTGGAACCCAAGAGGGATG TATCTATATCCACTCGTCTGAGAGTGACTGCCGACGTTGCAGGGGAAGAGTGCAGCTGAAAGATGCTGTCCACTGCATTGT CCATACCCAGGGCCGTGTGGCAGCTGCATTAGGGGATGGAACTGTGGCCATTTTCCACCGGAATTCAG TCCGGAATTGGGACCTCTCTTCCCCTCGGCTGGCTGACCTGGGAAGGCCACGGCGCTCCATCCGCTGTGCCATCCCTGTGCTGGACCGGCTGTGGTGTGGATATGGAAACCGGGTCTATGTGCTGGATCCTCGTATGGCTCGCATCCAG CGCTACTTTGAGGTGACCTCACACCCAGAGAGCCAAGTGCGGCACATGGTGGCCGCCGGTCGTGGCGTCTGGGTGTCCGTTCGGCTGGAGTCCACTCTGCGCCTCCTCCATGCAGAGACTGGGCAGCCATTGCAGGAAGTGGAGCTGGGCCCCTTTGTCACTCGCACGCTTG GGCCGAGCGGCCTCAGTTTAACCTTGAACGTCTCAGCGCTTGGCGCTTATGGGAAGCGGCTCTGGGTCGGAACATCTGGCGGTGCCATCCTCTCTCTGCCCTTCATTTCTG AATTTGCGAGAAGCTCAGAGCCTTCCACCCCGACTAGTATCCCTTACTGTGCTATGGAGCAAGCCCAGATCAGCTATCACGGGCATCGTGATGCCGTCCGCTTCTTTGTCTCCGTCCCAG GATGTGTGGGTCCATCCTCTTCTGAAAGCGCCAAGGAATCACACAACCAAGAGAAGTCAAGTAAACCCTGCTGCCTGGTGCTAAGCGGAGGGGAGGGATATATCAACCTCCGGATAG GAGATGACACAGATGAGCACTACGGAGACCTTCTGCTCTCAAACCCTCGCCTCCGTCGAGCCGAGCGGAGCCACCTGATTGTCTGGCAGGTGGAGGCCTGA